Proteins encoded together in one Ictidomys tridecemlineatus isolate mIctTri1 chromosome 3, mIctTri1.hap1, whole genome shotgun sequence window:
- the LOC144375690 gene encoding arylacetamide deacetylase-like 2 has translation MASGEQAALSIPPHYRLAPQYQFPVSLEDAIFVAKFFLQDDILAKYGVDPTQICISGDSSGGVLATKVTELLQNDPEFKNKIKAQALIYPGLQILDIFMPSHQENKHGPILSRDLAIKLGCLYLTKDKALPQAMRENQHMPRGSRHLFKFVNWSVLLPEKYKKNHVYKEPVLGKLEPSYSVLMDSRVSPLIADDSQLKNLPLTYILTCEHDILRDDGIIYVTRLRKVGVQVTHDHIEDGFHGALSLIMSPFHLRLGYRIQNKYISWLEENL, from the exons ATGGCGTCCGGCGAGCAGGCAGCACTTTCAATACCTCCGCA CTACAGACTAGCTCCTCAGTACCAGTTCCCAGTTTCCCTGGAAGACGCCATTTTTGTGGCCAAGTTCTTTCTTCAAGATGACATTCTTGCAAAATACGGAGTGGATCCCACCCAAATCTGTATTTCAGGAGACAGTTCTGGGGGTGTGTTGGCAACAAAAGTGACTGAGCTG ctGCAGAATGATCcagaattcaaaaataaaattaaggcacaAGCCTTAATTTACCCTGGCTTACAGATACTTGATATCTTCATGCCGTCTCACCAGGAAAACAAACACGGGCCGATTCTGTCCAGGGACCTGGCAATTAAATTGGGCTGCCTGTATTTGACCAAAGATAAGGCTCTGCCCCAGGCGATGAGGGAAAACCAGCACATGCCTCGAGGGTCCAGGCATCTGTTTAAGTTTGTTAACTGGAGTGTCCTCCTTCCTGAGAAGTATAAAAAGAACCACGTGTACAAGGAGCCAGTTCTTGGAAAGCTTGAACCTTCGTATTCAGTTCTGATGGACAGCAGGGTGTCACCTCTGATAGCCGATGATTCTCAGCTGAAGAACTTGCCCTTGACCTACATCCTCACTTGTGAGCACGACATCCTGAGAGATGACGGGATCATCTATGTCACCCGGCTGCGCAAGGTCGGAGTTCAGGTCACTCACGACCACATAGAGGACGGATTCCATGGAGCCCTGTCACTCATAATGTCACCGTTTCATTTACGTTTAGGCTATCGGATACAGAACAAGTATATTAGTTGGTTAGAAGAAAATCTGTAA